A DNA window from Sphingopyxis macrogoltabida contains the following coding sequences:
- a CDS encoding tetratricopeptide repeat protein, whose protein sequence is MDHAKATDTQTAAETDRIIEQECERLLESPMFVRSPVLSRLLQFLVEHRLRGGRSAPKAYAIATEALGRSADFDPAVDSYPRVMVGRLRSLLDRYYADTPWVHRLRVPQGSYEVVIQHRNAPPGRSPVDPDDAASAPAADMPEADRPRSPATPGSHVAPRRPRWGLAFVFVALALLASWWFTAGKGKLLAATPAPMPLLEVSAPIAGDSGPSRALARALDGKLRDGLRRFDLVDLRSAGAPGTAAAAGRIDYRLDTSLVRTLEGNVDVTLVLNRVADQRTIWSQQLRLTADEVPEFTAIDPAIAQVAGDFGIIVRDQVQRQPDNFNPGFPCLAQFNRMRQMRNRASVQQIDACLRAGLKTSPNDPVTLTALSLLRFGDWQPRRTTKEGQAAFAEARLLAEQSYQNGPNSSAGLFAMARASFYAGNCPAGNAMGDAAIKLNPYDPDLSGFLGLFKTTCGQMDEGEALLRRSLALDSSYPGVPAVTLAFLLSQRGNQDEALSILDQMPSPSNMEPQYLMVRSVVLARSGNLPEARRQWQRLLAYTGQPASAPPERVLQQFVITPVVIARASAALREAGVVPAAKTRP, encoded by the coding sequence ATGGATCACGCGAAAGCGACGGATACACAGACGGCGGCCGAAACCGACCGGATCATCGAGCAGGAATGCGAGCGGCTGCTCGAATCGCCGATGTTCGTTCGCTCGCCGGTGCTGTCGCGCCTGCTTCAGTTCCTCGTCGAACATCGTCTCCGCGGCGGTCGCAGCGCGCCCAAGGCCTATGCGATCGCGACCGAGGCGCTGGGCCGCAGCGCCGATTTCGACCCCGCGGTCGACAGCTATCCGCGCGTCATGGTCGGTCGCCTTCGCAGCCTGCTCGACCGTTATTATGCCGATACGCCGTGGGTCCATCGCCTTCGCGTTCCGCAAGGCAGCTACGAAGTGGTCATCCAGCATCGCAATGCGCCGCCGGGCCGTTCGCCGGTGGACCCGGACGATGCCGCATCGGCGCCTGCCGCCGATATGCCGGAGGCCGACAGGCCGCGCTCGCCGGCGACGCCCGGCTCCCACGTTGCACCCCGCCGGCCCCGCTGGGGCCTGGCCTTCGTTTTTGTGGCGCTCGCGCTGCTGGCGAGCTGGTGGTTCACCGCCGGCAAGGGCAAACTGCTCGCGGCCACTCCCGCGCCGATGCCGCTGCTCGAAGTCAGTGCGCCGATCGCCGGGGATAGCGGTCCCTCGCGGGCGCTGGCACGCGCACTCGACGGCAAGCTGCGCGACGGGCTTCGGCGGTTCGATCTGGTCGACCTGCGCAGCGCCGGCGCACCGGGCACCGCCGCCGCGGCCGGCCGCATCGACTACCGCCTCGACACGTCGCTCGTGCGCACGCTCGAGGGCAATGTCGATGTAACGCTGGTCCTCAACCGCGTTGCCGATCAGCGGACGATCTGGTCGCAGCAACTCCGGCTGACCGCCGACGAGGTGCCCGAGTTTACGGCGATCGACCCCGCCATCGCGCAGGTCGCGGGCGATTTCGGGATTATCGTGCGCGACCAGGTCCAGCGCCAGCCCGACAATTTCAACCCCGGCTTTCCCTGCCTCGCCCAGTTCAACCGCATGCGCCAGATGCGCAACCGGGCCAGCGTGCAGCAGATCGACGCCTGCCTTCGCGCCGGGCTGAAGACCAGTCCGAACGATCCGGTGACGCTGACTGCGCTGTCGCTGCTCCGTTTCGGTGACTGGCAGCCGCGGCGGACGACGAAGGAAGGGCAGGCGGCGTTCGCCGAGGCGCGGCTGCTCGCCGAGCAATCCTATCAAAATGGTCCGAACAGCTCGGCCGGGTTGTTCGCAATGGCCCGCGCCAGCTTTTATGCGGGCAATTGCCCTGCTGGCAACGCGATGGGCGATGCCGCGATCAAGCTCAACCCCTATGACCCCGACTTGTCGGGTTTCCTCGGCCTGTTCAAGACGACCTGCGGCCAGATGGACGAGGGCGAGGCGCTGCTCCGGCGTTCGCTTGCGCTCGATTCGTCCTATCCCGGCGTGCCCGCGGTGACGCTGGCCTTCCTGCTCTCGCAACGCGGCAATCAGGACGAAGCCCTGTCGATTCTCGACCAGATGCCGTCGCCGAGCAATATGGAGCCGCAATATCTGATGGTGCGTTCGGTCGTGCTCGCGCGCTCGGGCAACCTGCCCGAGGCGCGCCGGCAGTGGCAGCGCCTGCTTGCCTACACCGGGCAGCCGGCGAGCGCCCCGCCCGAGCGGGTGCTCCAGCAATTCGTCATCACTCCGGTGGTGATCGCGCGCGCCTCGGCTGCGCTGCGCGAGGCGGGCGTCGTTCCCGCGGCGAAGACCCGGCCATGA
- a CDS encoding acyl carrier protein: protein MSDSAEKVKKIVVEHLGVEADKVTEEASFIDDLGADSLDIVELVMAFEEEFGVEIPDDAAEKIATVKDAIDYIEANKG from the coding sequence ATGAGCGATTCGGCCGAAAAGGTTAAGAAGATCGTCGTCGAACATCTGGGCGTCGAAGCCGACAAGGTCACCGAGGAAGCGAGCTTCATCGACGATCTGGGCGCCGACAGCCTCGATATCGTCGAGCTGGTGATGGCGTTCGAAGAAGAATTCGGCGTCGAAATCCCCGACGATGCGGCGGAAAAGATCGCCACCGTCAAGGATGCGATCGACTATATCGAAGCGAACAAGGGCTAA
- the fabF gene encoding beta-ketoacyl-ACP synthase II — translation MRRVVVTGLGLVTPLGGDVETSWKNLIAGKSGAGPITHFDASDQKCTIACEVKGPDHEYGFDPGKRVDHKVQRQVDPFIIFGIDAAGQALEDAGLTEMTEEQKVRAGCSIGSGIGGLPGIESESLLLAEKGPGRVSPHFVHGRLINLISGQVSIKYGLKGPNHAVVTACSTGAHSIGDAARMIRDDDADVMLAGGAEATICPIGIAGFAQARALNMSYNDRPEQASRPYDKDRDGFVMGEGAGVVVLEEYEHAKARGAKIYAEVVGYGLSGDAYHVTAPDPEMDGAFRSMSAALKKAGMTPADIDYINAHGTSTMADTIELGAVKRLFGDAMSNVSMSSTKSAIGHLLGGAGAVETIFCILAIRDQVVPPTLNLDNPDEGTEGADLVPKVAKKRKVKAALNNSFGFGGTNASLIVKAVED, via the coding sequence ATGCGCCGGGTTGTGGTGACGGGTTTGGGTTTGGTGACGCCGCTGGGCGGCGACGTCGAAACCAGCTGGAAAAATCTGATCGCGGGCAAATCGGGCGCCGGTCCGATCACCCATTTCGACGCGTCGGACCAGAAATGCACGATCGCGTGCGAGGTCAAGGGCCCCGACCATGAATATGGTTTCGACCCCGGCAAGCGGGTCGATCACAAGGTCCAGCGTCAGGTCGATCCCTTCATCATTTTCGGCATCGACGCCGCGGGGCAGGCGCTCGAAGACGCCGGCCTCACCGAAATGACCGAGGAGCAGAAGGTGCGCGCCGGCTGTTCGATCGGTTCGGGCATCGGCGGCCTGCCGGGAATCGAGAGCGAAAGCCTGCTGCTCGCCGAAAAAGGGCCCGGCCGCGTCTCGCCGCATTTCGTTCACGGCCGCCTGATCAACCTGATTTCGGGGCAGGTCAGCATCAAATATGGCCTCAAGGGCCCGAATCACGCCGTCGTTACCGCCTGTTCGACCGGCGCGCATTCGATCGGCGACGCGGCGCGGATGATCCGCGACGACGACGCCGATGTCATGCTTGCGGGCGGTGCAGAGGCGACGATCTGTCCGATCGGCATCGCGGGCTTCGCGCAGGCACGCGCGCTCAACATGAGCTACAACGACCGCCCCGAGCAGGCGAGCCGCCCCTATGACAAGGACCGCGATGGCTTTGTGATGGGCGAAGGCGCGGGCGTCGTCGTGCTTGAGGAATATGAGCATGCCAAGGCGCGCGGCGCGAAGATCTATGCCGAGGTCGTCGGCTACGGCCTGTCGGGCGACGCCTACCACGTCACCGCGCCCGATCCCGAAATGGACGGCGCCTTCCGCTCGATGAGCGCGGCGCTCAAGAAGGCGGGCATGACCCCCGCCGACATCGACTATATCAACGCGCACGGCACCTCGACGATGGCCGACACGATCGAACTCGGCGCGGTAAAGCGCCTGTTCGGCGACGCGATGAGCAATGTCTCGATGAGCTCGACCAAATCGGCGATCGGCCACCTGCTCGGCGGCGCCGGCGCGGTCGAAACGATCTTTTGCATCCTCGCGATCCGTGATCAGGTCGTGCCGCCGACGCTCAACCTCGACAATCCCGACGAGGGGACCGAAGGCGCCGACCTCGTTCCCAAGGTTGCGAAGAAGCGCAAGGTCAAGGCCGCGCTCAACAACAGCTTCGGTTTCGGCGGCACCAATGCCAGCCTGATCGTCAAGGCGGTCGAGGACTGA
- the mltG gene encoding endolytic transglycosylase MltG produces the protein MAIFALLLAACSGGAPHDAEVVVPPGASIAKAGQILEEKGLVSASEFRNQARFFGSDDPIKPGEYRIEKGMDAGDILALFQSGKTIQRLVMIPQGMPSIMVWERLMAEKRLKGEIPVPAEGSILPDSYAFTTGESRAAVVKRMQGAMDKAFAELWAKRSPRTAVKDRNEAMALASIVEKETSVPAERRTVAGVYTNRLAVGMKLQADPTIIYPVTKGKPLGRRILRSEILAVNDYNTYSMIGLPKGPIANPGKASIAAVLDPEANDYLFFVAKGDGSHIFARTLSEHNANVQKWYALRRERGEME, from the coding sequence ATGGCGATCTTTGCATTGTTGCTCGCCGCCTGCTCGGGCGGCGCGCCGCATGATGCCGAGGTTGTCGTCCCGCCGGGTGCGAGCATCGCGAAAGCGGGGCAGATCCTCGAGGAAAAGGGCCTCGTCTCGGCCTCCGAGTTTCGCAATCAGGCGCGCTTCTTCGGCTCGGACGATCCGATCAAGCCGGGCGAATACAGGATCGAGAAGGGGATGGACGCGGGCGACATCCTCGCACTTTTCCAGTCGGGCAAGACCATCCAGCGCCTCGTCATGATCCCGCAGGGCATGCCCTCGATCATGGTGTGGGAACGGCTGATGGCCGAAAAGCGGCTCAAGGGCGAAATCCCGGTGCCCGCCGAGGGCAGCATCCTTCCCGACAGCTATGCCTTCACCACCGGCGAAAGCCGCGCCGCGGTCGTCAAGCGGATGCAGGGTGCGATGGACAAGGCCTTCGCCGAACTCTGGGCAAAGCGTTCGCCGCGCACCGCGGTCAAGGACCGGAACGAGGCGATGGCGCTCGCGTCGATCGTCGAAAAGGAAACGTCGGTCCCCGCCGAGCGCCGCACCGTCGCCGGCGTCTATACCAACCGTCTCGCGGTCGGCATGAAGCTGCAGGCCGACCCGACGATCATCTATCCGGTCACCAAGGGCAAACCGCTCGGCCGCCGCATCCTGCGCTCCGAAATTCTGGCGGTAAACGACTATAATACCTATTCGATGATCGGCCTGCCCAAGGGACCGATTGCCAATCCCGGCAAGGCGTCGATCGCCGCGGTGCTCGATCCTGAGGCGAACGACTATCTCTTCTTCGTCGCCAAGGGCGACGGCAGCCATATTTTCGCGCGGACGCTTTCCGAGCATAATGCGAACGTCCAGAAATGGTATGCGCTGCGCCGCGAGCGCGGGGAGATGGAATAG
- a CDS encoding alpha/beta fold hydrolase: MAAAKLFLHGVPDSPAIWRPLLAALDLGDTPVAVPALPGFTGPLPAGFPATKEAYADWAAKEAEALFAEHGPIDIVGHDWGALIAQRVAMLRPDLIRSWAVSNAVIDPDYRGHRLARIWNTPILGELFMALSKPAKLAEGLAAQGMPADIAAEEAAQWASKDKQRAILKLYRSAKGLSFEHDWARDVGRLPANGTLIWGEGDPYVELSVAQRFSSNTGTPLTVIEGAGHWAIAERPREVAAALLAFWSGL, encoded by the coding sequence GTGGCCGCAGCAAAGCTCTTCCTTCATGGCGTCCCCGACAGCCCGGCGATCTGGCGCCCGCTACTCGCCGCGCTTGATCTTGGCGATACCCCGGTCGCGGTGCCCGCACTCCCGGGTTTTACCGGCCCGCTCCCGGCCGGATTTCCGGCGACCAAGGAGGCCTATGCGGATTGGGCCGCGAAAGAGGCGGAGGCGCTGTTCGCGGAGCACGGTCCGATCGATATCGTCGGTCACGACTGGGGGGCGCTGATCGCACAGCGCGTCGCGATGCTGCGACCCGACCTGATCCGCAGTTGGGCGGTCTCGAACGCGGTGATCGACCCGGACTATCGCGGCCACCGGCTGGCCCGCATCTGGAACACGCCGATCCTCGGCGAACTTTTCATGGCGCTGAGCAAGCCGGCAAAGCTCGCCGAGGGCCTCGCCGCGCAGGGCATGCCGGCCGATATCGCGGCAGAAGAGGCGGCGCAATGGGCCAGCAAGGACAAGCAGCGCGCGATCCTGAAGCTTTATCGCTCGGCAAAAGGGCTGAGCTTCGAGCATGACTGGGCGCGCGACGTCGGCCGGCTCCCCGCAAACGGTACGCTGATCTGGGGGGAGGGCGATCCCTATGTCGAACTGTCGGTGGCGCAGCGCTTTTCGTCGAACACCGGCACACCGCTGACCGTGATCGAAGGAGCGGGGCATTGGGCGATTGCCGAACGGCCGCGCGAGGTGGCGGCCGCGCTCTTGGCGTTCTGGAGCGGGCTTTGA
- a CDS encoding 2'-5' RNA ligase family protein: MGAADQHYFDALRTAHFPPDRNHLAAHITLFHQLPPSCLDELTRLIRAIAADTPPPAASLREVYSLGGGVAFRIDSASLLAIRDRIADHFFGALTAQDRGMPRLHITVQNKVTASEAKALLARLTEDFRPRPLAIAGLAAHHYRGGPWETAFAANFRGRRT, translated from the coding sequence ATGGGTGCGGCGGACCAGCATTATTTCGACGCGCTGCGTACCGCCCATTTTCCCCCGGATCGCAATCATCTCGCGGCGCACATCACACTCTTTCACCAACTGCCACCGTCGTGTCTCGACGAACTGACGCGGCTGATCCGCGCCATCGCCGCCGACACGCCGCCTCCGGCCGCGTCGCTCCGCGAAGTCTATTCGCTGGGCGGCGGTGTGGCCTTCCGTATCGACAGTGCCAGCCTGCTGGCGATCCGCGACCGCATCGCCGACCACTTCTTCGGCGCGCTCACCGCGCAGGACCGGGGAATGCCGCGTCTCCATATCACCGTCCAGAACAAGGTGACGGCCAGCGAGGCCAAGGCGCTGCTCGCCCGCCTCACCGAAGATTTCCGTCCCCGGCCGCTGGCGATCGCCGGACTCGCCGCGCACCATTATCGCGGCGGCCCGTGGGAGACCGCCTTTGCGGCTAATTTTCGCGGACGGCGTACATGA
- a CDS encoding tyrosine-type recombinase/integrase, with the protein MPLTETQARNSKPSDRAYKLADGEGLFLFVQPNGSKLWRMKYRFAGKEKLLSFGAYPDLGIAAARAKRTAAKALLAEGKDPMKSKGEVISQEGATFFDVAKRWHENRKSALNAAHAERVWSRMERDVFPAIGEKLVHEITAPDVLAMIRKIEARGALDISRRAKQGVGQVFQFAIACGLASNDPTTHLRGALKPRPRVKHMSRLPLSELPAFIEKLHAYQEEGERRSSITRDAVLFALLTWVRTKELRFAAKSEFEDLGGKSPVWRIPAERMKMGREHLVPLSQQATHIAKSMIAAAPGEFLFPGNGPNMPLSENTMIYALYRLGYHSRQTVHGFRGLASTWANEQLVEFGKPPMWIRKYHEDWVELQLAHSEKNDVRGAYNAAEYLAPRRRMMQDWADYLSGGKVIDIKKAGKRAA; encoded by the coding sequence ATGCCTCTCACGGAGACTCAGGCCCGAAATTCCAAGCCAAGTGATCGCGCCTACAAGCTGGCCGACGGGGAGGGCCTATTCCTGTTCGTCCAGCCGAACGGATCAAAGTTGTGGCGGATGAAGTACCGCTTCGCAGGCAAGGAGAAGTTGCTCTCGTTCGGCGCTTACCCAGACCTCGGGATAGCTGCAGCGCGTGCCAAGCGCACAGCCGCAAAGGCGTTGCTAGCCGAGGGCAAGGATCCAATGAAATCCAAGGGGGAAGTGATCTCGCAGGAGGGTGCCACTTTCTTTGATGTCGCAAAGCGCTGGCATGAAAATCGAAAGAGCGCGTTGAATGCCGCGCACGCCGAACGCGTCTGGTCGCGCATGGAAAGGGACGTGTTTCCAGCCATCGGCGAGAAACTCGTTCATGAAATCACGGCGCCCGACGTCCTGGCAATGATACGCAAAATCGAAGCAAGAGGCGCGCTCGATATCAGCCGGCGTGCGAAGCAAGGGGTGGGGCAAGTCTTCCAGTTCGCAATCGCGTGTGGCCTGGCCTCGAATGATCCGACGACACATCTGCGTGGGGCGCTAAAGCCGCGACCACGAGTGAAGCATATGAGCCGTCTGCCGCTCAGCGAATTGCCCGCATTCATCGAGAAGCTGCATGCCTACCAGGAAGAGGGCGAACGGCGGTCCTCAATCACCCGTGACGCAGTTCTCTTTGCGCTCCTGACTTGGGTTCGAACGAAGGAGCTCCGCTTCGCCGCCAAATCCGAGTTCGAAGACCTCGGCGGCAAATCACCTGTCTGGCGCATACCGGCCGAGCGAATGAAGATGGGACGAGAGCATTTGGTGCCCCTCTCGCAGCAGGCAACGCACATCGCGAAATCTATGATAGCAGCAGCGCCTGGCGAGTTTCTCTTCCCGGGTAATGGCCCAAACATGCCGCTTTCAGAGAACACAATGATCTACGCGCTCTATCGCCTCGGATACCACAGTCGCCAAACCGTACACGGCTTCCGGGGCTTGGCGAGCACCTGGGCCAATGAGCAGTTGGTCGAGTTCGGCAAGCCGCCCATGTGGATCAGGAAATACCATGAGGATTGGGTCGAACTACAGCTCGCGCATTCGGAGAAAAACGACGTGCGTGGAGCTTACAATGCCGCTGAATACCTGGCTCCTCGGCGCCGGATGATGCAGGACTGGGCTGACTATCTGAGCGGCGGGAAGGTCATCGACATCAAGAAGGCAGGGAAGCGCGCAGCCTGA
- a CDS encoding DUF5818 domain-containing protein — translation MQVQVPSSAQAVFLAMARHRPMCVKCCAIGVFERGGVVSADRRRVSGVLSRGRRGLFLTTTDDVVWIIESEEPKCEFVGSAVIVEGVVAGRDRLRADWIGPV, via the coding sequence ATGCAGGTCCAGGTGCCGTCGAGCGCGCAGGCGGTATTCCTCGCAATGGCGAGACACCGGCCTATGTGCGTGAAGTGCTGCGCCATTGGCGTTTTTGAACGGGGGGGTGTTGTGAGCGCGGATCGAAGACGCGTCTCGGGAGTTTTGAGCCGTGGTAGACGCGGGTTGTTCCTGACCACGACAGACGACGTCGTCTGGATCATCGAGAGCGAAGAACCCAAATGCGAATTCGTCGGATCAGCGGTGATTGTCGAGGGGGTTGTCGCAGGTCGAGATCGTTTGCGCGCAGACTGGATTGGACCGGTCTGA
- a CDS encoding lytic transglycosylase domain-containing protein, whose amino-acid sequence MRLKWAVVAGATTGFGSVLPAHAQEMEPPQMTVASELTTDGFRVAEGTDGFLLVEHGIWRKPPTASSEPLATDAGRTYLPYRYPKPQSSAPSGFRRASYLPHVYAAEAQYSLPSGLLDALVWTESRYNPMAISKAGAAGLGQLMPGTARDLGVSNRFDPKANILGAARYLRQMLDKFGVVHLALAAYNAGPGAVERAGGIPRNGETPAYVREVLRHWRF is encoded by the coding sequence ATGAGACTGAAATGGGCAGTAGTTGCAGGGGCAACGACAGGATTTGGGTCCGTCCTCCCCGCTCACGCGCAGGAGATGGAGCCCCCTCAGATGACCGTTGCCTCGGAGTTGACGACCGATGGCTTCCGCGTTGCAGAAGGGACTGATGGCTTCCTTCTCGTCGAACATGGCATTTGGAGAAAGCCTCCAACGGCCTCGTCCGAGCCGCTGGCTACCGATGCGGGTCGAACCTATCTGCCCTATCGATATCCAAAGCCCCAAAGCAGCGCGCCATCGGGCTTCCGTCGGGCAAGCTACCTTCCTCATGTTTACGCTGCTGAGGCTCAATACTCGCTACCAAGCGGCCTTCTCGACGCTCTTGTATGGACGGAATCACGATATAATCCGATGGCCATCAGCAAGGCCGGGGCCGCAGGCTTGGGGCAATTGATGCCAGGGACAGCGCGGGACCTTGGCGTTTCAAATCGCTTCGATCCCAAGGCGAACATCTTGGGTGCGGCCCGATACCTACGCCAGATGCTGGACAAGTTCGGGGTGGTTCATCTGGCCCTCGCTGCCTACAATGCAGGTCCAGGTGCCGTCGAGCGCGCAGGCGGTATTCCTCGCAATGGCGAGACACCGGCCTATGTGCGTGAAGTGCTGCGCCATTGGCGTTTTTGA
- a CDS encoding DUF7146 domain-containing protein, with protein sequence MHQHRSSQFQGLQLETRARKIVEQLGGAWSRSRGMCCCPAHDDRTPSLSITLGKRAILVHCFAGCTNEAVIEAMAGLGIRIADLFDGTSGPIVAEPREEVANRNALRLWREASTIAGSPAEKYLVSRGITISSPELRFHPHMPLGPKGAVRFLPAMVAAVRNDAGILALHRSFLDLDKTSLASFDQPRRALGSPGSGAVRFAYPNGGRLGLAEGNETALSAMQMFKVPCWATLGNERFGLATIPESVHQLYLFVDNDAGGRLAEERAREAYACEGRLIVTRRPELTGDDWNDVLMRSVRAAV encoded by the coding sequence ATGCACCAACACCGATCATCCCAATTCCAAGGTCTGCAACTGGAAACCCGCGCGCGCAAGATAGTCGAGCAGCTGGGCGGTGCCTGGTCGCGTTCGCGCGGAATGTGCTGCTGTCCGGCCCACGACGACCGCACTCCTTCGCTAAGTATCACACTCGGAAAGCGCGCAATTCTTGTTCATTGCTTTGCCGGCTGCACGAACGAGGCGGTGATAGAAGCCATGGCCGGGCTCGGAATAAGAATTGCGGATCTGTTCGATGGCACGAGTGGTCCGATCGTGGCCGAACCGCGCGAGGAAGTCGCCAATCGCAATGCGCTGAGGCTCTGGCGTGAGGCGTCGACCATCGCTGGCAGCCCCGCCGAGAAGTACCTCGTGTCCAGAGGCATCACGATTTCTTCGCCGGAGCTGCGTTTCCACCCGCACATGCCGCTGGGGCCAAAGGGTGCTGTCCGGTTTCTACCCGCGATGGTGGCAGCCGTGCGCAATGATGCCGGAATTCTGGCGCTGCACCGCTCCTTCCTTGACCTCGACAAAACCAGCTTGGCTTCTTTCGATCAGCCCAGGCGTGCGTTAGGCAGCCCCGGTTCTGGGGCGGTGCGTTTCGCGTACCCGAATGGCGGACGCCTTGGCCTCGCAGAGGGAAACGAAACGGCCCTCTCAGCGATGCAAATGTTCAAGGTTCCCTGCTGGGCGACGCTAGGAAACGAACGCTTCGGCTTGGCCACAATCCCGGAATCGGTGCACCAGCTATATCTCTTTGTCGACAATGATGCGGGCGGGCGCCTTGCTGAAGAGCGTGCGCGAGAGGCCTACGCTTGCGAAGGGCGGCTGATTGTCACCAGGCGTCCGGAGCTAACCGGCGACGACTGGAATGATGTGCTCATGCGCTCAGTCCGAGCTGCGGTCTGA